One window from the genome of Nocardioides panaciterrulae encodes:
- a CDS encoding serine/threonine-protein kinase, whose amino-acid sequence MAGFPKAGDEYGGRYRILRQIGHGGMGIVYEALDTVLNRSVALKIVLPSLPDREDYQARFAREANVLARIRSRNIVGIHEYGEHEDTVFFVTEYFPDGDLQTWIGTHGPLERRVALALVAQVCEALADAHAAGVIHRDVKPGNVLLWSRPEGLIPYLCDFGIALDGGSDGRGSLTRTGTLVGSPAYMAPERHFGHAADERGDIYSVGCLLWAILTGDAPYSGTDFQMMNSHINSPVPQLATGHPVDDRIDEVLAEAMNKDPERRTPSASALRSSLLAVVRELDAAAAPPHSSPAGAVEPPVPIEPATDPAPVRHTVIRSLSASADVLPTGEQPAGSGPGGSGPGGSGPGGSGPDGTEPDGTAVPPHSWRPSSPPTHTQPRGRRRWLPATVLAAAAVVAVAVTAVAVGAGGGDDRAPAATPTRSSVGATGSPSPTSTPTETVETIRPLADPGPPRVHAHAGYRSVRFTIDPPRKQRHGIERTMQVDAGHGWRTARRVVSVPTREGGARACVRVRTLDVDGSLQQATSKPVRSCGTAQPRAVRFVRTADACTNGANCHWYDVYAVGFTPGTAPTAYVYNSAGQPWCDCTFHRIRIGKDGRGAQVHEWQVPEGYRTNVTLDIDGVRQTVYLP is encoded by the coding sequence ATGGCGGGTTTTCCGAAGGCGGGCGACGAGTACGGCGGCCGCTACCGCATCCTGCGCCAGATCGGCCACGGCGGGATGGGCATCGTCTATGAGGCCCTCGACACCGTGCTCAACCGCTCGGTGGCGCTGAAGATCGTGCTGCCCTCGCTGCCGGACCGCGAGGACTACCAGGCGAGGTTCGCCCGCGAGGCCAACGTGCTGGCCCGGATCCGATCCCGCAACATCGTCGGGATCCACGAGTACGGCGAGCACGAGGACACCGTCTTCTTCGTGACCGAGTACTTCCCCGACGGTGACCTGCAGACCTGGATCGGCACCCACGGGCCGCTGGAGCGGCGGGTGGCGCTGGCCCTGGTCGCCCAGGTGTGCGAGGCGCTGGCCGACGCCCACGCGGCCGGCGTGATCCACCGCGACGTCAAGCCCGGCAACGTGCTGCTGTGGAGCCGGCCCGAGGGGCTGATCCCCTACCTGTGCGACTTCGGCATCGCCCTCGACGGCGGCAGCGACGGCCGGGGCAGCCTGACCCGCACCGGCACGCTGGTCGGCAGCCCGGCGTACATGGCTCCGGAGCGGCACTTCGGCCACGCCGCCGACGAGCGCGGCGACATCTACTCCGTCGGCTGCCTGCTGTGGGCGATCCTCACCGGCGACGCGCCGTACTCCGGCACGGACTTCCAGATGATGAACTCCCACATCAACTCGCCGGTGCCGCAGCTGGCCACCGGTCACCCGGTCGACGACCGGATCGACGAGGTGCTGGCCGAGGCGATGAACAAGGACCCGGAGCGCCGTACGCCGTCCGCGTCCGCGCTGCGGTCCTCGCTGCTGGCGGTGGTCCGGGAGCTCGACGCGGCCGCGGCCCCGCCGCACTCGTCCCCGGCGGGGGCCGTCGAGCCGCCGGTCCCGATCGAGCCCGCCACCGACCCCGCGCCCGTCCGGCACACGGTGATCCGCAGCCTGTCCGCGTCCGCCGACGTGCTGCCGACCGGTGAGCAGCCGGCCGGGTCCGGGCCGGGCGGATCCGGGCCGGGCGGATCCGGGCCGGGCGGATCCGGGCCGGACGGGACCGAGCCGGACGGGACCGCGGTGCCGCCCCACTCCTGGCGGCCCTCGTCCCCCCCGACCCACACGCAGCCGCGCGGCCGGCGTCGCTGGTTGCCGGCCACCGTGCTCGCCGCCGCCGCGGTGGTGGCGGTCGCCGTCACGGCCGTGGCCGTCGGTGCCGGCGGCGGGGACGACCGGGCGCCCGCGGCCACGCCCACCCGGAGCTCGGTCGGGGCCACCGGGTCACCGAGCCCGACGTCGACGCCCACCGAGACGGTCGAGACGATCAGGCCGCTGGCCGACCCCGGCCCGCCGCGGGTGCACGCGCACGCCGGCTACCGCTCGGTGCGCTTCACGATCGACCCGCCGCGCAAGCAGCGCCACGGCATCGAGCGCACGATGCAGGTGGACGCCGGCCACGGCTGGCGGACCGCCCGTCGGGTCGTCTCCGTCCCGACCCGCGAGGGCGGCGCGCGCGCCTGCGTGCGGGTGCGCACGCTCGACGTCGACGGTTCCCTCCAGCAGGCCACCAGCAAGCCGGTGCGCAGCTGCGGCACGGCGCAGCCCCGGGCCGTACGGTTCGTCCGGACCGCCGACGCCTGCACCAACGGCGCCAACTGCCACTGGTACGACGTCTACGCCGTCGGCTTCACCCCCGGGACCGCGCCGACGGCGTACGTCTACAACAGCGCCGGCCAGCCCTGGTGCGACTGCACCTTCCACCGCATCCGGATCGGCAAGGACGGCCGCGGGGCCCAGGTGCACGAGTGGCAGGTGCCCGAGGGCTACCGCACCAACGTCACCCTCGACATCGACGGCGTGAGGCAGACCGTCTACCTGCCCTGA
- a CDS encoding MMPL family transporter produces the protein MHRQIAGKLTGRVTKWIVLVAWLVILVAVSGFAAKLTDVQNNESSSWLPASAESTRALDKLGAFQDPEAIPTVVVYGRAAGLTPADLAAAKQQVAEFQDMKGVEGKVVGPIVSKDGKAAQTLVTFNFGKNGWNQMPDTAAALRDIATIPGVAVHIAGQGGQAADSAKAFEGLDSTLLFAAGGVVILILLLTYRSPVLWILPVFSAVVALFTAQAVIYFLAKYADLTVNGQSQGILTVLVFGAGTDYALLLVARYREELRRHEDRHEAMAFALHRAAPAIVASAATVILGMLCLLFAEMNSTAGLGPVAAIGIAVALLVMITLLPALLVITGRWVFWPQRPRFGSVEPTASGLWAKVGRRIAVRPRAVWVGTAAALAVSCLGILSLNASGLTTEDSYTKDFDSIVGQRVLTAHGLVDQSSPMMVVANADRGEAVSRSLAAVSGLTDVTPPTVKDGVAYVQATITSDALSQSAFDTVAAARDAVHAVPGADALVGGYSAISLDVENASSRDNTVIIPIVLVVVLLILMVLLRAVLSPLLLIGTVVLSFGAALGLSSLLFKYVFGFAGADASLPLFVFVFLVALGIDYNIFLMTRVREETQTRGTRQGSLVALSATGGVITSAGLVLASTFLVLGTLPLVAFVEIGVAVALGVILDTMVVRSVLVTALNLDLGSRIWWPSSLDRGEHRIAPPDAEPRPEPVATR, from the coding sequence ATGCACCGTCAGATCGCCGGCAAGCTGACCGGCCGCGTCACCAAGTGGATCGTGCTCGTCGCGTGGCTCGTCATCCTGGTCGCGGTCAGCGGGTTCGCCGCCAAGCTCACCGACGTCCAGAACAACGAGTCCTCGTCCTGGCTGCCCGCCAGCGCCGAGTCCACGCGCGCGCTGGACAAGCTCGGCGCCTTCCAGGACCCCGAGGCCATCCCGACCGTCGTCGTCTACGGGCGCGCGGCCGGGCTGACCCCGGCCGACCTGGCCGCCGCGAAGCAGCAGGTCGCGGAGTTCCAGGACATGAAGGGGGTCGAGGGCAAGGTCGTCGGCCCGATCGTCTCGAAGGACGGGAAGGCCGCCCAGACGCTGGTCACGTTCAACTTCGGCAAGAACGGCTGGAACCAGATGCCGGACACCGCCGCCGCGCTGCGCGACATCGCGACGATCCCGGGCGTCGCCGTGCACATCGCCGGGCAGGGTGGTCAGGCCGCGGACTCCGCCAAGGCCTTCGAGGGCCTCGACAGCACCCTGCTGTTCGCCGCCGGCGGGGTCGTGATCCTCATCCTGCTCCTGACCTACCGGAGCCCGGTGCTGTGGATCCTGCCGGTGTTCTCCGCCGTCGTCGCGCTGTTCACGGCCCAAGCGGTCATCTACTTCCTGGCGAAGTACGCCGACCTCACCGTCAACGGCCAGAGCCAGGGCATCCTCACCGTGCTGGTCTTCGGCGCCGGCACGGACTACGCGCTGCTGCTCGTCGCCCGCTACCGCGAGGAGTTGCGCCGCCACGAGGACCGGCACGAGGCGATGGCGTTCGCACTGCACCGTGCGGCCCCCGCGATCGTCGCGAGCGCGGCCACGGTGATCCTCGGCATGCTCTGCCTGCTGTTCGCCGAGATGAACTCCACCGCCGGCCTGGGCCCGGTGGCCGCGATCGGCATCGCCGTCGCCCTGCTGGTCATGATCACGCTGCTGCCGGCGCTGCTCGTGATCACCGGCCGCTGGGTGTTCTGGCCCCAGCGCCCGCGGTTCGGCTCGGTCGAGCCGACGGCCTCGGGCCTGTGGGCCAAGGTGGGCCGGCGGATCGCCGTGCGCCCCCGCGCCGTGTGGGTCGGCACCGCCGCGGCGCTCGCCGTCTCCTGCCTCGGCATCCTCAGCCTCAACGCCAGCGGCCTCACGACCGAGGACTCCTACACCAAGGACTTCGACTCGATCGTCGGCCAGCGGGTGCTCACCGCCCACGGGCTGGTCGACCAGTCGAGCCCGATGATGGTCGTCGCGAACGCCGACCGGGGGGAGGCGGTGAGCCGGTCCCTGGCGGCGGTGAGCGGGCTGACCGACGTCACGCCGCCCACGGTCAAGGACGGGGTCGCCTACGTGCAGGCCACGATCACCAGCGACGCCCTCTCGCAGAGCGCGTTCGACACCGTGGCGGCCGCGCGTGACGCCGTGCACGCCGTGCCCGGCGCGGACGCCCTGGTCGGCGGCTACTCCGCGATCTCGCTCGACGTCGAGAACGCCTCGAGCCGCGACAACACCGTGATCATCCCGATCGTGCTCGTCGTGGTGCTGCTCATCTTGATGGTGCTCCTGAGGGCGGTCCTCTCACCGCTGCTGCTCATCGGCACCGTCGTGCTGTCGTTCGGCGCCGCGCTCGGGCTCTCCTCGCTGCTGTTCAAGTACGTCTTCGGCTTCGCCGGTGCCGACGCGTCGCTCCCGCTGTTCGTGTTCGTGTTCCTCGTCGCCCTCGGCATCGACTACAACATCTTCTTGATGACCCGGGTGCGCGAGGAGACCCAGACCCGCGGCACGCGCCAGGGCTCGCTGGTCGCGCTGTCGGCCACCGGCGGTGTGATCACCTCCGCCGGGCTGGTGCTGGCCTCGACGTTCCTGGTGCTCGGCACGCTGCCGCTGGTGGCCTTCGTGGAGATCGGGGTCGCGGTGGCGCTGGGCGTCATCCTCGACACGATGGTCGTCCGCTCGGTGCTGGTCACCGCGCTCAACCTCGACCTGGGCAGCCGGATCTGGTGGCCGAGCAGCCTCGACCGCGGCGAGCACCGGATCGCCCCGCCCGACGCGGAGCCCCGGCCGGAGCCGGTGGCGACCCGCTGA
- a CDS encoding acyl-CoA synthetase translates to MYPGTWAAITPDRPALVMAGSGRTLTYAELDGRSLRLARHLRARGLGPGDVVALVSDNTPEAYEVYWACLRSGLYITAVNHHLSAEETSYIVHDCGARALVVSAATAELVGALDVDVPERLAFGGPVAAYDDYEAALAAAGDQPLADQPHGDDFLYSSGTTGRPKGVKVSLPRMQVDEPGYVYVRIFGTLYGFDRDTVYLSPAPVYHAAPLRFGGVVHATGGTLVMMERFDAEAALRAIEQHRVTHTQMVPTMFVRLLKLPEEVRTAYDVSSLRCVIHAAAPCPVQVKRRMIDWLGPIVHEYYASTEANGATMIDSETWLAHPGSVGRALLGVVHVCGPDGGELGAGEVGTIWFERDEVPFAYHNDPAKTASAQHPEHPTWTTVGDLGYVDDEGFLFLTDRKAFMIISGGVNIYPQEVEDLFSLHPAVADIAVIGVPDEEMGERVVAFVQPAPGAEPGAALAAELTAYARERIAHFKVPGEILFRDGLPRTPTGKMVKGRLREEYAGG, encoded by the coding sequence ATGTACCCCGGGACGTGGGCCGCGATCACCCCGGACCGGCCGGCGCTGGTGATGGCCGGCTCGGGACGGACGCTGACGTACGCCGAGCTCGACGGCCGCAGCCTGCGCCTGGCCCGGCACCTGCGGGCGCGGGGGCTCGGCCCCGGCGACGTGGTCGCGCTGGTCAGCGACAACACGCCCGAGGCGTACGAGGTCTACTGGGCCTGCCTGCGCTCGGGCCTCTACATCACCGCGGTCAACCACCACCTCTCGGCGGAGGAGACGTCCTACATCGTCCACGACTGCGGTGCCCGGGCGCTGGTCGTCTCGGCGGCCACGGCGGAGCTGGTGGGCGCCCTCGACGTGGACGTGCCGGAGCGGCTGGCCTTCGGCGGCCCGGTCGCGGCGTACGACGACTACGAGGCCGCGCTCGCCGCCGCCGGCGACCAGCCGCTCGCCGACCAGCCGCACGGCGACGACTTCCTCTACTCCTCGGGCACCACCGGGCGGCCCAAGGGCGTCAAGGTCAGCCTGCCGCGGATGCAGGTCGACGAGCCGGGCTACGTCTACGTGCGGATCTTCGGCACCCTCTACGGCTTCGACCGGGACACCGTCTACCTCTCCCCGGCGCCGGTCTACCACGCCGCGCCGCTGCGCTTCGGTGGCGTCGTGCACGCCACCGGCGGCACGCTGGTGATGATGGAGCGCTTCGACGCGGAGGCCGCCCTGCGCGCGATCGAGCAGCACCGGGTCACACACACGCAGATGGTGCCGACGATGTTCGTCCGGCTGCTCAAGCTGCCCGAGGAGGTGCGCACGGCGTACGACGTGTCCTCGCTGCGCTGCGTGATCCACGCGGCCGCGCCGTGCCCGGTCCAGGTGAAGCGGCGGATGATCGACTGGCTCGGGCCGATCGTGCACGAGTACTACGCCTCCACCGAGGCCAACGGCGCCACGATGATCGACAGCGAGACCTGGCTGGCGCACCCGGGGTCGGTGGGCCGGGCGCTGCTCGGGGTCGTGCACGTCTGCGGCCCGGACGGCGGCGAGCTGGGGGCGGGCGAGGTCGGCACGATCTGGTTCGAGCGCGACGAGGTGCCCTTCGCCTACCACAACGACCCGGCGAAGACCGCGAGCGCGCAGCACCCCGAGCACCCGACGTGGACCACGGTGGGCGACCTCGGGTACGTCGACGACGAGGGCTTCCTCTTCCTCACCGACCGCAAGGCGTTCATGATCATCAGCGGCGGCGTCAACATCTACCCCCAGGAGGTCGAGGACCTGTTCTCGCTGCACCCCGCGGTCGCCGACATCGCGGTGATCGGGGTGCCCGACGAGGAGATGGGGGAGCGGGTCGTCGCGTTCGTGCAGCCCGCCCCCGGCGCCGAGCCGGGCGCGGCGCTGGCGGCGGAGCTCACGGCGTACGCCCGGGAGCGGATCGCGCACTTCAAGGTCCCGGGGGAGATCCTCTTCCGGGACGGGCTGCCGCGCACGCCGACCGGGAAGATGGTCAAGGGCCGGCTCCGCGAGGAGTACGCCGGCGGTTGA
- a CDS encoding acyl-CoA dehydrogenase family protein, with protein MSAAFYEQEHDDFRGVVRSFLEREVVPFHAQWEKDGQVDREVWRKAGTAGLLCMDVEEEYGGLGIRDFRYNMVVAEEISKVGASGLGFPVHTDIIVPYLSSLGTEEQKRRWLPGLVSGELISAIAMTEPGAGSDLQGIRTTAVDKGDHYLLNGSKTFISNGILSDVVIVVCRTDADAGHLGISLLVVERGMAGFERGRNLEKMGLKAQDTAELFFDDVEVPKANLLGEEGSGFVALMQNLPQERISIAAIAVAACERVLELCLDYAREREAFGRPIGKFQHNRFLLAEMATEVRIARVFVEDCVRKLNAGEVDTSLASMAKWWTTELQKKVVDQGVQLHGGYGYMMEYPIAKAYLDSRIQTIYGGTTEIQKEIIGRSLGI; from the coding sequence ATGAGCGCTGCCTTCTACGAGCAGGAGCACGACGACTTCCGCGGCGTGGTCCGCTCCTTCCTCGAGCGCGAGGTGGTGCCCTTCCACGCCCAGTGGGAGAAGGACGGCCAGGTCGACCGCGAGGTCTGGCGCAAGGCGGGCACGGCCGGCCTGCTCTGCATGGACGTCGAGGAGGAGTACGGCGGGCTCGGGATCAGGGACTTCCGCTACAACATGGTGGTCGCCGAGGAGATCAGCAAGGTCGGTGCCTCCGGGCTCGGCTTCCCGGTGCACACCGACATCATCGTCCCGTACCTCAGCAGCCTCGGGACCGAGGAGCAGAAGCGGCGCTGGCTGCCCGGGCTGGTCAGCGGCGAGCTGATCTCGGCGATCGCGATGACCGAGCCGGGCGCGGGCAGCGACCTGCAGGGCATCCGCACCACCGCGGTGGACAAGGGCGACCACTACCTGCTGAACGGCTCGAAGACCTTCATCAGCAACGGGATCCTGTCCGACGTCGTGATCGTGGTCTGCCGCACCGACGCGGACGCCGGCCACCTGGGCATCAGCCTGCTGGTCGTGGAGCGCGGCATGGCCGGCTTCGAGCGCGGCCGCAACCTGGAGAAGATGGGCCTGAAGGCACAGGACACCGCCGAGCTGTTCTTCGACGACGTCGAGGTGCCGAAGGCCAACCTGCTCGGCGAGGAGGGCTCCGGCTTCGTCGCCCTGATGCAGAACCTGCCGCAGGAGCGGATCTCGATCGCCGCGATCGCGGTCGCGGCCTGCGAGCGGGTCCTCGAGCTGTGCCTGGACTACGCCCGCGAGCGCGAGGCCTTCGGCCGTCCGATCGGCAAGTTCCAGCACAACCGGTTCCTGCTCGCCGAGATGGCCACCGAGGTCCGGATCGCGCGGGTCTTCGTGGAGGACTGCGTGCGCAAGCTCAACGCCGGCGAGGTCGACACCTCCCTGGCGTCGATGGCCAAGTGGTGGACCACCGAGCTGCAGAAGAAGGTCGTCGACCAGGGCGTGCAGCTGCACGGCGGCTACGGCTACATGATGGAGTACCCGATCGCGAAGGCCTACCTCGACAGCCGGATCCAGACGATCTACGGCGGCACCACCGAGATCCAGAAGGAGATCATCGGGCGCAGCCTGGGGATCTGA